A part of Miscanthus floridulus cultivar M001 chromosome 6, ASM1932011v1, whole genome shotgun sequence genomic DNA contains:
- the LOC136457830 gene encoding uncharacterized protein: MESSSHKRAREAVDLAAAAAGEAAALPEAADAKRLRPQDLLDMLDDDTDAAAAGDLASVMRSLEEEIASFDEAVEAPTQQQPELGFLLEASDDELGLPPAGASASSSEEAGGLAGAPPVSAALDGGQIWGFEDEIEGGSGFGGYSPEAAAAAAAAAAWDDDGFDAGLFAFGENDAYGPSDLAALRHETMPAV, encoded by the coding sequence ATGGAGAGCTCTTCTCACAAGCGGGCGCGGGAGGCGGtggacctcgccgccgccgccgccggagaggCCGCCGCGTTGCCGGAGGCAGCCGACGCGAAGAGGCTGCGGCCGCAGGACCTGCTCGACATGCTCGACGATGACACCgacgcggccgccgccggcgaccTAGCGTCCGTCATGCGGAGCCTGGAGGAGGAGATAGCTAGCTTCGACGAGGCCGTGGAGGCGCCGACGCAGCAGCAGCCGGAGCTGGGGTTCCTGCTGGAGGCCTCGGACGACGAGCTGGGGCTGCCGCCGGCGGGCGCCTCCGCGTCCTCGTCGGAGGAGGCCGGCGGCCTCGCCGGTGCGCCGCCGGTGTCTGCCGCGCTCGACGGCGGCCAGATCTGGGGCTTCGAGGACGAGATAGAAGGAGGCAGCGGCTTCGGTGGCTACTCGCCggaggccgcggccgcggccgccgccgccgccgcgtgggATGACGACGGCTTCGACGCCGGCCTGTTCGCGTTCGGCGAAAACGACGCATACGGGCCGTCGGATCTCGCCGCGCTGCGCCACGAGACCATGCCGGCCGTCTGA